From the Leptolyngbya sp. O-77 genome, one window contains:
- the ubiE gene encoding bifunctional demethylmenaquinone methyltransferase/2-methoxy-6-polyprenyl-1,4-benzoquinol methylase UbiE: protein MSQSSNSQSSEIQAIFNRIAPVYDLLNDGLSLMFHRVWKRMTVGWSGAKPGDRCLDVCCGSGDLARLLAWRAGATGEVVGLDFSTNQLAIAQQRTAQSTIPLKVTWVEGDALDLPFGDNEFDAATMGYGLRNVVDISKALAELHRVLKPGASVAILDFHRPDQPQLQAFQQWYLDTLVVPTAARLGMKDEYAYIFPSLERFPQGPEQVRLAKQAGFAYAEHHAIAGGMMGVLVATNPRDW from the coding sequence GTGTCTCAATCTTCCAACTCTCAATCTTCCGAAATTCAAGCCATCTTTAACCGCATCGCGCCCGTTTATGACTTGCTGAACGATGGGCTGAGCCTGATGTTTCATCGCGTCTGGAAACGCATGACCGTCGGCTGGAGCGGCGCAAAACCGGGCGATCGCTGCTTGGATGTGTGCTGTGGCAGTGGCGATCTGGCGCGACTGCTGGCGTGGCGGGCGGGCGCAACTGGGGAAGTTGTGGGGCTAGATTTTTCGACAAACCAGTTGGCAATCGCCCAGCAACGCACTGCTCAATCGACGATTCCCCTCAAGGTCACCTGGGTCGAAGGCGACGCGCTGGATTTGCCCTTTGGCGACAACGAGTTTGATGCGGCCACGATGGGCTACGGCCTGCGAAACGTGGTGGACATTTCCAAAGCGCTGGCAGAACTGCATCGCGTCCTGAAACCCGGCGCGTCGGTTGCCATTCTCGACTTTCACCGCCCCGACCAGCCCCAACTGCAAGCCTTCCAACAGTGGTATCTGGATACGCTGGTGGTGCCCACGGCGGCCCGACTGGGCATGAAAGACGAATACGCCTACATCTTCCCCAGCCTGGAGCGGTTTCCCCAGGGCCCGGAGCAAGTGCGCCTGGCGAAACAAGCTGGGTTTGCCTATGCCGAACACCACGCGATCGCCGGAGGAATGATGGGTGTGCTGGTCGCCACCAACCCCCGCGACTGGTGA
- a CDS encoding thioredoxin family protein has protein sequence MTAQPPKSAFPMPPSEPGNAARIRNFLIAMVAIALSTSIFFGLQSPNGSSNLAALAESAVPLEEALANSKPTMMEFYANWCTSCQAMAQDLIELENEYGDRVNFVMLNVDNDRWLPEMLAYRVDGIPHFVYLNRQGEAIASIIGEQPRTVMAANLEALSNNTPLPYAPASGQVSKVNTAAAKATPDDPRSHGSQVNRGYEQG, from the coding sequence ATGACCGCCCAACCCCCAAAATCCGCCTTCCCCATGCCACCGTCTGAACCCGGAAATGCCGCCCGCATTCGGAATTTTCTGATTGCAATGGTGGCGATCGCCCTCAGCACCTCAATCTTTTTCGGGCTGCAATCGCCCAACGGCTCCAGCAACTTGGCGGCGCTGGCCGAATCCGCAGTGCCCTTGGAGGAAGCCCTGGCCAACAGTAAACCCACGATGATGGAGTTCTACGCCAACTGGTGTACGAGCTGTCAGGCGATGGCGCAAGACTTGATCGAGCTGGAAAACGAGTATGGCGATCGCGTCAATTTTGTCATGCTGAATGTAGACAATGACCGCTGGCTGCCAGAGATGCTAGCCTATCGAGTCGATGGCATTCCGCATTTTGTGTATCTCAATCGGCAGGGAGAGGCGATCGCCAGCATCATCGGCGAACAGCCCCGCACCGTGATGGCTGCAAATCTAGAAGCGCTGTCGAACAATACCCCCTTGCCCTATGCGCCTGCCAGCGGACAGGTTTCTAAAGTCAACACCGCCGCTGCCAAAGCCACGCCCGACGACCCGCGTAGCCACGGCAGCCAGGTAAATCGGGGTTACGAGCAGGGTTAA
- a CDS encoding S-adenosyl-l-methionine hydroxide adenosyltransferase family protein: MGVLTLLTDFGLTDTYVGVMKGAIAQINPTLTVIDLTHQIPPQDIAAARFHLMTAYPYFPAGTVHVAVVDPGVGGQRRAIALQLSDGYLVGPDNGLFGGVLEHRPVLAAVELTNSAYWRTPSPSATFHGRDVFAPVGAYLARGVALAELGRAIAPDSLIQLDLPPWNREGQVLTGHIQAIDHFGNAITTIPGSAVSGCTWNLRVGVGASPAEQYASIPSGKTYADSNPGDLLALIGSHGYVEIACNRGNAQQQLGLAVGDSVRLDLG; this comes from the coding sequence ATGGGAGTTCTCACGCTACTCACCGACTTTGGGCTGACGGATACCTACGTTGGGGTGATGAAAGGGGCGATCGCCCAAATTAATCCCACGCTGACGGTCATCGACCTGACCCATCAGATCCCACCACAGGACATCGCCGCCGCCCGCTTTCACCTGATGACGGCCTATCCCTATTTTCCGGCGGGCACGGTGCATGTGGCGGTGGTCGATCCGGGTGTGGGTGGGCAGCGGCGGGCGATCGCGCTTCAGTTGTCAGACGGCTATCTCGTCGGGCCAGACAATGGCCTGTTTGGCGGCGTGCTGGAGCATCGTCCTGTGCTAGCAGCGGTAGAACTCACCAACTCGGCCTACTGGCGCACGCCCAGCCCCAGCGCCACGTTTCACGGCCGCGATGTGTTTGCCCCCGTGGGCGCATACCTAGCTCGCGGCGTGGCGCTGGCAGAACTGGGACGGGCGATCGCCCCCGATTCGCTAATTCAGCTCGACCTACCGCCCTGGAATCGAGAGGGCCAAGTTCTGACAGGACATATCCAGGCAATCGACCATTTTGGCAACGCTATTACTACGATTCCCGGCTCTGCGGTGTCGGGATGCACTTGGAATCTGCGCGTGGGCGTTGGCGCTAGCCCTGCGGAGCAATATGCTTCGATTCCGAGCGGCAAAACCTATGCGGACTCGAACCCTGGCGATCTGCTGGCGCTGATTGGTAGCCACGGCTATGTCGAGATTGCCTGCAACAGGGGCAATGCTCAACAGCAGTTGGGATTGGCAGTTGGCGATAGCGTCCGGCTGGATTTGGGCTAG
- a CDS encoding VOC family protein → MKFQSMVPMLAVADVGRSIHFYTQTLGFQLMGLLENGGKPFWARFKADEDVELMVTTRDANDDRAEGEFRDVVLYFYPESVERVRAHLIDSGMVVGKTVVTFYGMNEIRITDPDGYELCFGENAQLQEA, encoded by the coding sequence ATGAAATTTCAGTCTATGGTGCCCATGCTGGCGGTTGCCGATGTCGGCCGCAGCATCCATTTCTATACACAAACACTTGGATTTCAGTTGATGGGGCTGTTGGAAAATGGCGGCAAGCCCTTTTGGGCCCGCTTCAAAGCAGATGAGGATGTGGAGCTAATGGTGACGACTCGCGATGCGAATGACGACCGCGCAGAGGGCGAGTTCCGGGATGTGGTGCTTTATTTCTACCCAGAGAGCGTGGAGCGAGTCCGCGCCCACCTGATCGACAGCGGCATGGTGGTCGGCAAAACGGTGGTCACGTTTTATGGCATGAACGAGATTCGCATTACCGATCCGGACGGCTACGAACTGTGTTTTGGCGAAAATGCCCAACTCCAAGAAGCCTGA
- a CDS encoding photosystem II S4 domain protein, translating into MLPRDELLKGIENREVAVRVLDRAEQAIKTWEVVCTDFLSPPELAEARQMLGRLAEVHLLAWGGYPQAERQRMAIARPEIPLDESQVALAALDINGNFLFDPATHRDFLGALLGTGIVREKVGDILVLGERGAQAVVVPELVEFLEMGLTQVRSVPVKTRRLDFAELKVREPKKKEMTTVEASLRLDAIASAGFGMSRSKMVDLISAGDVRVNWKDITQPSHPLKSGDLVAIRGKGRLEVGEIAVTKKDRYRVQMTRFM; encoded by the coding sequence ATGCTGCCCAGAGACGAATTGCTGAAGGGAATCGAAAACCGTGAAGTGGCGGTGCGCGTGCTGGATCGGGCAGAGCAGGCGATCAAGACCTGGGAGGTCGTGTGTACAGATTTTCTGTCTCCACCGGAACTGGCCGAGGCACGGCAAATGCTGGGGCGGCTGGCGGAGGTGCATCTGCTGGCGTGGGGCGGCTATCCGCAGGCCGAACGGCAGCGCATGGCGATCGCCCGTCCCGAAATTCCTCTCGACGAGAGCCAGGTGGCGCTGGCGGCGCTGGATATTAACGGCAACTTCTTGTTTGACCCGGCGACCCACCGCGATTTTTTGGGGGCGCTGCTGGGCACGGGCATTGTGCGCGAGAAGGTGGGCGATATTTTGGTACTGGGGGAACGCGGGGCGCAGGCGGTAGTGGTGCCCGAACTGGTGGAGTTTTTGGAAATGGGGCTGACGCAGGTGCGGTCAGTGCCCGTGAAGACGCGCCGATTGGACTTTGCTGAGCTAAAAGTCCGCGAACCCAAGAAGAAGGAAATGACCACGGTGGAAGCGTCGCTGCGGCTGGATGCGATCGCCTCAGCGGGCTTTGGCATGTCGCGCAGCAAAATGGTAGACCTGATCAGCGCAGGCGACGTGCGGGTGAACTGGAAAGACATCACCCAGCCTAGCCACCCACTCAAGTCGGGCGATCTGGTGGCGATTCGCGGCAAAGGGCGACTGGAGGTCGGAGAAATTGCTGTTACAAAGAAAGATCGCTATCGCGTGCAAATGACGCGGTTTATGTAG
- a CDS encoding DUF1868 domain-containing protein, whose product MDETFQIHINRIARMTLPEARKTQVQHIQPSPKFYPKDGQIQPSPFPGYSIITPPWVDDSENGSFYEQLQALQQRVVQELEPGMLVPVPPDSFHMTLADLIWDSAFHHAVEEDAEFERKLRDRLRILFEQFQASVEGAQPIYWQILGLIVMPRAVGVCLLPKDEASYQQIVALRRLIYQDHDLIALGIEQQYHLTAHVTLGYFGQLPDTLDREALSDRLSSINNDWLDATDPQPLWVHRAELRKFDDMTRYYREPDWATVSF is encoded by the coding sequence TTGGACGAGACTTTTCAGATTCACATTAACCGGATTGCCCGGATGACGCTGCCCGAAGCTCGCAAGACCCAGGTGCAGCACATTCAGCCTTCTCCCAAGTTTTATCCAAAAGACGGACAAATCCAGCCGTCGCCGTTCCCAGGCTACAGCATCATTACGCCGCCCTGGGTAGACGATTCGGAAAATGGCTCGTTCTATGAGCAGTTGCAAGCGCTCCAGCAGCGCGTAGTGCAGGAGCTTGAGCCAGGAATGCTGGTGCCCGTGCCGCCTGACAGCTTTCATATGACGCTGGCTGACTTGATTTGGGACAGCGCTTTTCACCATGCGGTAGAAGAAGATGCCGAGTTTGAGCGAAAATTGCGCGATCGCCTCCGCATCTTGTTCGAGCAGTTTCAGGCTTCCGTAGAGGGCGCACAGCCCATTTACTGGCAGATCTTGGGGCTGATTGTGATGCCCCGCGCCGTGGGGGTGTGTCTGCTGCCCAAAGATGAAGCTTCTTATCAGCAGATCGTGGCGCTGCGCCGACTGATTTATCAAGACCATGACCTAATCGCGCTAGGCATCGAGCAGCAGTATCACCTGACGGCACACGTCACGCTGGGCTATTTTGGCCAGTTGCCCGACACGCTCGACCGCGAGGCCCTGAGCGATCGCCTCAGCAGCATCAACAACGACTGGCTCGACGCGACCGATCCGCAGCCGCTCTGGGTTCACCGCGCTGAGCTGCGAAAGTTTGACGACATGACGCGCTACTATCGTGAGCCAGACTGGGCAACCGTTAGTTTTTGA
- a CDS encoding cobalt-precorrin-8X methylmutase, whose amino-acid sequence MSGEPPLSPLNHPIVEQSFAVIDREIGPHGFDPAEYAIARRVIHSTADFEFKDLLRFGEGAIVGAIAALQRQSPIVVDVSMVRQGIATMVAKTFCNPIVTAVEAADAALPGKTRTETGILRCCEQYPDAIYAIGNAPTALLALCHATQTAKTQPALVIGAPVGFISVLESKAALASTMLPQIRVEGRKGGSAVAAAIVNALLALAWEDAHRLA is encoded by the coding sequence ATGAGCGGTGAACCTCCCCTGTCCCCGCTGAATCATCCAATTGTGGAGCAGAGTTTTGCGGTCATTGACCGGGAAATTGGGCCCCACGGTTTTGATCCGGCGGAATATGCGATCGCCCGCCGGGTGATCCACAGCACGGCGGATTTTGAGTTCAAAGATCTGCTGCGGTTTGGCGAGGGCGCGATTGTGGGGGCGATCGCCGCTTTGCAGCGCCAGTCGCCGATCGTGGTGGATGTCAGCATGGTGCGCCAGGGTATCGCCACAATGGTCGCCAAAACGTTTTGCAATCCGATCGTGACGGCTGTCGAAGCGGCCGACGCAGCCCTGCCAGGAAAGACCCGCACCGAAACGGGCATTTTGCGCTGCTGCGAACAATACCCCGACGCGATTTACGCTATTGGCAACGCACCGACGGCGCTCCTTGCCCTCTGCCACGCCACACAAACCGCCAAAACTCAGCCCGCGCTGGTGATCGGCGCACCAGTTGGGTTTATCTCTGTGCTGGAATCAAAAGCTGCCCTGGCAAGCACGATGCTCCCTCAGATTCGGGTTGAAGGACGAAAAGGTGGCTCAGCCGTGGCTGCGGCGATCGTCAATGCGCTGCTGGCTTTAGCCTGGGAAGATGCTCACAGACTTGCTTAA
- a CDS encoding thiol-disulfide oxidoreductase DCC family protein, whose translation MASSPMVSESSAVPAPDVATPTWQVKLLYDGECPLCVREVNFLRAKDAGRGLVEFVDIAAENYDPAEHGGVEFETAMGRIHAVLADGSVIKNVEVFRQVYDVLGMGWIYAITKVPVVGAIADWLYGIWAAWRLRLTGRPDLAELVRQRQERRACNEGDRCQV comes from the coding sequence ATGGCTTCATCTCCAATGGTTTCCGAGTCTTCCGCCGTGCCTGCGCCAGATGTTGCGACACCGACTTGGCAGGTCAAGCTGCTTTACGATGGCGAGTGCCCGCTTTGTGTCAGAGAGGTCAACTTCTTGCGGGCAAAAGATGCTGGGCGGGGGCTGGTGGAATTTGTAGACATCGCCGCAGAGAACTACGACCCAGCCGAGCATGGCGGCGTAGAGTTTGAAACGGCAATGGGACGGATTCACGCAGTTCTGGCAGACGGCAGCGTGATCAAAAACGTGGAAGTGTTTCGCCAGGTCTACGACGTGCTGGGCATGGGCTGGATTTATGCGATTACCAAAGTGCCTGTCGTTGGGGCGATCGCCGACTGGCTGTATGGCATTTGGGCAGCGTGGCGCTTGCGGCTGACGGGCCGCCCCGACCTGGCAGAACTGGTGCGTCAGCGGCAAGAACGGCGGGCGTGTAACGAGGGCGATCGCTGCCAGGTGTAG
- the purF gene encoding amidophosphoribosyltransferase — MMPDDEDCLPPARFESYEPEEGDRPDKPEEACGVFGVYAPGEDVAKLTYFGLFALQHRGQESAGIATYEGTSVSEVSRYRNVAPLDLQLHLYKEMGLVTQVFSEQILATLKGGLAVGHTRYSTTGSSRVVNAQPAVVQTRLGPLALAHNGNLVNAGILREELLQQNAQLQTTTDSESIAFAVAEAVNSGMDWLDGAIAAFKRCQGAFSLVIGTPAGLLVTRDPNGIRPLVIGTLPDDERDRTSRYVVASETCGLDIINAEYLRDVEPGELVWINEQGLHSVRWAEPQTRKLCIFEMIYFARPDSLMHEESLYSYRLRLGKQLAIENPADVDLVMGVPDSGVPAAIGYSRESKVPYAEGLIKNRYVGRTFIQPTQSMREAGIRMKLNPLRDVLVGKRILIVDDSLVRGNTSRKIVKALRDAGATEVHMRISSPPVTHPCFYGIDTDSQDQLIAATKTVEEIAHQIGVDSLAYLSWEGMLQATQTDTESFCSACFTGNYPVPVPEQVKRSKLMFEKLEKEKLERGKAAQAKIESPLSQPASV; from the coding sequence ATGATGCCCGACGATGAAGATTGTCTGCCGCCTGCTAGGTTTGAGTCGTATGAGCCAGAGGAGGGCGATCGCCCTGACAAGCCCGAAGAAGCTTGCGGTGTGTTTGGCGTATACGCACCGGGTGAGGATGTCGCCAAGCTAACCTATTTTGGGCTGTTTGCGCTCCAGCATCGCGGGCAAGAGTCGGCAGGCATTGCCACCTACGAGGGCACCTCCGTTTCAGAAGTGAGTCGCTACCGCAACGTTGCGCCGCTGGATCTGCAATTGCATCTATATAAAGAGATGGGGCTAGTGACGCAGGTCTTCAGCGAACAGATCCTCGCAACGCTCAAAGGCGGACTGGCCGTGGGACACACGCGCTATTCCACGACGGGATCGAGCCGCGTGGTCAACGCCCAGCCCGCAGTGGTGCAAACTCGGCTCGGCCCGCTAGCGCTGGCCCACAACGGCAACCTGGTCAATGCTGGAATCCTGCGAGAGGAACTGCTGCAACAAAACGCCCAACTTCAAACCACGACCGATTCTGAATCGATCGCCTTTGCAGTCGCCGAAGCGGTGAACAGCGGCATGGACTGGCTGGACGGGGCGATCGCCGCCTTCAAGCGCTGCCAAGGAGCCTTTAGCCTGGTGATCGGCACGCCCGCCGGACTGCTCGTCACCCGCGACCCCAACGGTATTCGCCCGCTGGTGATCGGCACGCTGCCCGACGACGAGCGCGATCGCACCTCTCGCTATGTTGTGGCCTCAGAAACCTGTGGGCTAGACATTATCAATGCCGAATACCTGCGCGACGTGGAGCCAGGCGAACTGGTCTGGATCAACGAGCAGGGCTTGCACTCCGTCCGCTGGGCCGAACCCCAAACCCGAAAGCTGTGCATCTTCGAGATGATCTACTTCGCCCGCCCTGACAGCCTTATGCATGAGGAAAGCCTCTATAGCTATCGGCTGCGGCTGGGCAAGCAACTGGCGATAGAAAATCCTGCCGATGTGGACCTGGTGATGGGCGTGCCTGATTCGGGGGTTCCCGCCGCCATCGGCTACTCCCGCGAATCCAAAGTGCCCTACGCCGAGGGTCTGATCAAAAATCGCTACGTAGGGCGAACCTTTATTCAGCCGACCCAGAGTATGCGCGAGGCTGGCATTCGCATGAAGCTCAATCCGCTGCGCGATGTGCTGGTGGGCAAGCGGATTTTGATCGTGGACGATTCGCTGGTGCGGGGCAACACCAGCCGCAAGATCGTGAAAGCGCTCCGGGATGCGGGCGCAACAGAAGTCCACATGCGGATTTCCTCACCCCCGGTGACGCACCCCTGCTTTTATGGCATCGACACCGATTCGCAGGATCAACTCATCGCCGCGACCAAAACCGTTGAAGAAATCGCCCACCAGATTGGCGTCGATTCCCTCGCCTATCTGAGTTGGGAGGGAATGCTCCAGGCCACACAGACCGACACCGAAAGCTTTTGCTCGGCCTGCTTTACGGGCAACTATCCGGTGCCGGTGCCAGAGCAGGTGAAGCGCTCGAAGCTGATGTTTGAGAAGCTAGAGAAGGAAAAGCTAGAAAGAGGAAAGGCCGCCCAGGCAAAAATCGAGTCTCCGCTTTCGCAACCTGCGTCGGTGTAA
- the purL gene encoding phosphoribosylformylglycinamidine synthase subunit PurL: protein MTAAASPPFSPEEIAAEGLKPEEYEEIVRRLGRHPNKAELGMFGVMWSEHCCYKNSRPLLKQFPTTGKRILVGPGENAGVVDMGDGLQLAFKIESHNHPSAVEPFQGAATGVGGILRDIFTMGARPIAVLNSLRFGNLEDPRTQRLVNGVVAGIAHYGNCVGVPTVGGEVYFDPAYAGNPLVNAMAIGLMETPEIVKSGAFGIGNPVLYVGSTTGRDGMGGASFASAELSDESMDDRPAVQVGDPFLEKSLIEACLEAFKTGAVAAAQDMGAAGITCSTSEMAAKGGVGIELDLDKIPVREAGMAPYEFLLSESQERMLFVAHAGREQELIDIFHRWGLHAVVAGRVIEEPVVRIFYQGAIAAEVPATALADNTPIYHRELLPEPPDYARTAWAWTEDQLPPSTPDGITINGTLYTWNDLLLCLLDSPTIASKRWVYRQYDHQVQNNTVLLPGGADAAVVRLRPQEPDSKETAAGSPPPTSAFIKAVAATVDCNARYVYLHPYEGAKMAVAEAARNLSCVGAEPLAVTDNLNFGSPEKPIGYWQLAEACRGLAEACRELQTPVTGGNVSLYNETLDADGKPQPIYPTPVVGMVGLVEDLRRVCGLGWKTPGAAIYLLGADAVPTLGASEYLAVVHQTVAGRPPEVNFDLERRVQAACREGIRRGWVESAHDCAEGGLAVALAECCIGSNLGATVALPAHDAGAISVSPRLDTLLFGEAGARILVSVAPDCMADWDAYLREQLGDRWQTLGRVADATAPLQISTTDGHCLINASMAEMGDRWLNAIERRLAAD, encoded by the coding sequence ATGACTGCCGCCGCATCTCCTCCGTTTTCGCCCGAAGAAATTGCTGCTGAAGGGCTAAAGCCCGAAGAATACGAAGAAATCGTCCGGCGACTGGGTCGCCATCCCAACAAAGCGGAGTTGGGCATGTTTGGCGTAATGTGGTCAGAACACTGCTGCTACAAAAACTCGCGTCCGCTGCTGAAGCAGTTTCCGACGACGGGAAAGCGCATTCTGGTCGGCCCTGGCGAAAATGCGGGCGTGGTGGATATGGGCGACGGGCTGCAACTGGCGTTTAAAATTGAGTCGCACAATCACCCCTCAGCGGTGGAGCCGTTTCAGGGTGCAGCGACGGGCGTAGGCGGCATCCTGCGAGACATTTTCACCATGGGCGCTCGGCCGATTGCCGTGCTGAATTCGCTCCGCTTTGGCAACCTGGAAGACCCGCGCACCCAGCGACTGGTGAACGGCGTGGTGGCGGGCATTGCCCACTATGGCAACTGTGTCGGCGTGCCAACGGTGGGCGGCGAGGTTTACTTTGACCCGGCTTATGCAGGCAATCCGCTGGTAAACGCAATGGCAATCGGGCTGATGGAAACGCCCGAAATTGTGAAGTCTGGCGCGTTTGGGATTGGCAATCCGGTGCTGTATGTCGGCTCGACGACCGGACGAGACGGCATGGGCGGAGCCAGCTTTGCCAGCGCTGAACTGAGCGACGAATCGATGGACGATCGCCCTGCGGTTCAGGTGGGTGACCCGTTCCTGGAAAAATCTCTGATCGAAGCCTGTCTGGAAGCCTTCAAAACCGGAGCCGTCGCCGCCGCGCAGGACATGGGCGCAGCGGGGATTACCTGCTCGACTTCGGAAATGGCAGCCAAAGGCGGTGTGGGCATCGAGCTAGACCTGGACAAAATCCCGGTTCGTGAAGCGGGCATGGCTCCCTACGAGTTTCTGCTGTCGGAATCGCAGGAGCGGATGCTGTTTGTGGCCCATGCTGGCCGCGAACAAGAGCTAATCGATATCTTCCATCGTTGGGGGCTGCACGCGGTAGTTGCCGGGCGCGTGATTGAAGAACCCGTGGTGCGAATTTTCTATCAGGGGGCGATCGCCGCTGAAGTGCCCGCCACCGCCCTTGCCGACAACACGCCGATTTATCACCGCGAACTGTTGCCCGAACCGCCTGACTACGCCCGCACCGCTTGGGCCTGGACGGAAGACCAGCTTCCCCCCAGCACCCCCGACGGCATCACGATTAACGGCACGCTCTATACCTGGAACGACCTGTTGCTGTGTCTGCTCGATAGCCCCACCATCGCCTCCAAACGCTGGGTCTATCGCCAATACGACCATCAGGTGCAAAACAACACGGTTCTGTTGCCCGGTGGAGCCGATGCCGCCGTGGTGCGCCTGCGGCCGCAGGAACCTGACAGCAAGGAGACAGCCGCAGGGAGTCCCCCACCCACCTCTGCCTTTATCAAAGCCGTCGCCGCCACCGTCGATTGCAACGCCCGCTACGTCTATCTGCATCCCTACGAAGGCGCAAAGATGGCTGTGGCAGAGGCGGCACGCAACCTGAGTTGTGTCGGGGCGGAGCCGCTGGCGGTGACAGATAATCTCAACTTTGGCAGTCCCGAAAAGCCGATTGGCTACTGGCAACTGGCAGAAGCCTGTCGGGGACTGGCGGAAGCCTGTCGGGAACTGCAAACGCCTGTGACTGGCGGCAACGTATCGCTGTATAACGAGACGCTGGATGCCGACGGCAAGCCGCAGCCAATTTATCCTACGCCTGTTGTGGGCATGGTGGGCTTGGTCGAAGATTTGCGCCGGGTGTGTGGGCTGGGCTGGAAAACACCTGGTGCAGCGATCTACCTGCTGGGAGCGGATGCAGTACCCACGCTGGGCGCTTCGGAATATCTGGCAGTGGTTCACCAAACCGTGGCAGGGCGGCCGCCGGAGGTGAATTTTGACCTGGAGCGGCGCGTGCAGGCGGCCTGTCGAGAAGGCATTCGGCGGGGTTGGGTGGAGTCGGCCCACGACTGCGCCGAGGGCGGACTGGCGGTGGCGCTGGCGGAATGCTGCATTGGCAGTAACCTGGGCGCAACGGTGGCACTGCCAGCTCACGATGCAGGGGCGATCTCGGTTTCCCCCCGTCTGGACACGCTGCTGTTTGGCGAAGCAGGGGCACGGATTTTAGTCTCGGTTGCGCCGGATTGTATGGCAGATTGGGACGCTTACTTAAGAGAGCAATTGGGCGATCGCTGGCAAACGTTAGGACGGGTCGCAGACGCAACCGCACCCCTGCAAATTTCTACCACCGACGGTCACTGTCTGATAAACGCTAGCATGGCGGAGATGGGCGATCGCTGGTTGAATGCGATTGAGCGTCGTCTCGCCGCCGACTGA
- the psbA gene encoding photosystem II q(b) protein: MTTTLQRTERASVWEQFCNWVTSTDNRLYVGWFGVLMIPTLLTATACFIIAFIAAPPVDIDGIREPVAGSLLYGNNIITGAVVPSSNAIGLHFYPIWEAASLDEWLYNGGPYQLVVFHFLIGVFCYMGREWELSYRLGMRPWICVAYSAPVAAATAVFLIYPIGQGSFSDGMPLGISGTFNFMFVFQAEHNILMHPFHMLGVAGVFGGSLFSAMHGSLVTSSLVRETTEVESQNYGYKFGQEEETYNIVAAHGYFGRLIFQYASFNNSRSLHFFLGAWPVIGIWFTALGISTMAFNLNGFNFNQSIIDSQGRVVNTWADILNRANLGMEVMHERNAHNFPLDLAAGEAAPVALVAPQING, translated from the coding sequence ATGACGACTACCCTACAACGCACCGAGCGTGCAAGCGTATGGGAACAGTTTTGCAACTGGGTAACCAGCACCGACAACCGCCTATATGTAGGCTGGTTCGGCGTGTTGATGATCCCCACCCTGCTGACTGCAACCGCATGCTTCATCATCGCCTTCATCGCTGCTCCCCCCGTGGACATCGACGGCATCCGTGAACCCGTTGCAGGTTCCCTGCTGTACGGCAACAACATCATCACCGGCGCAGTGGTTCCTTCCAGCAACGCCATCGGTCTGCACTTCTACCCCATCTGGGAAGCCGCCTCTCTCGACGAGTGGCTGTACAACGGCGGTCCCTACCAGCTTGTGGTCTTCCACTTCCTGATCGGCGTCTTCTGCTACATGGGACGTGAGTGGGAACTGAGCTACCGCCTGGGGATGCGCCCCTGGATCTGCGTTGCCTACTCTGCCCCCGTTGCAGCCGCAACCGCAGTGTTCCTGATCTACCCGATCGGACAAGGCTCCTTCTCCGACGGGATGCCCCTGGGCATCTCTGGAACCTTCAATTTCATGTTCGTGTTCCAAGCCGAGCACAACATCCTGATGCACCCCTTCCACATGCTGGGCGTCGCAGGCGTGTTCGGCGGCTCCCTGTTCTCCGCCATGCACGGTTCCTTGGTGACCTCCTCGCTAGTGCGTGAGACGACCGAAGTTGAATCGCAGAACTACGGCTACAAGTTCGGTCAGGAAGAAGAGACCTACAACATCGTGGCTGCTCACGGCTACTTTGGTCGGCTGATCTTCCAATACGCCAGCTTCAACAACAGCCGTTCCTTGCACTTCTTTCTGGGTGCATGGCCTGTGATCGGCATCTGGTTCACGGCGCTGGGCATCAGCACGATGGCATTCAACCTGAACGGGTTCAACTTCAACCAGTCCATCATCGACTCTCAAGGTCGTGTGGTGAACACCTGGGCAGACATCCTGAACCGCGCCAACCTGGGTATGGAAGTGATGCACGAGCGCAACGCTCACAACTTCCCCCTCGACTTGGCTGCTGGCGAGGCTGCTCCTGTGGCTCTGGTTGCCCCTCAAATCAATGGCTAA